The sequence ACGCCGACCGACGCGACGATCTCGCCGCAGCCGTCCTCGAGGTCGCGACGCCCGCAGATGCGACCGTGACGCTCGCACACGTCTTCACGCAAGAGGAGTACGAAGAGGTCATCGACCGACTGGAGTTCGACGACGACGCCGAGATCGAACCCGACAGCGTCGCCGAGCGCCACGCGACGATTCGGGACATTCAGTCCGAGTTCGACGAGTACGGCCTCGAGTACGATATCCGCGGCGCAGTCGGCGATCACGGAGACACGATCGTCTCGCTCGCAGAAGAGGTCGACGCCGACCGCGTCGTCGTCGGTGGACGCCGCCGCTCACCGACCGGAAAGGCCGTCTTCGGCTCGACCGCCCAGGAAGTGCTGCTGTCGGCTCCCTGCCCGGTGACGTTCGTCCGGAGCGACGACAGCTTCTGATTCGTTCCTGTA is a genomic window of Natrarchaeobaculum aegyptiacum containing:
- a CDS encoding universal stress protein, which translates into the protein MQLDSVLLAVGPGDADRRDDLAAAVLEVATPADATVTLAHVFTQEEYEEVIDRLEFDDDAEIEPDSVAERHATIRDIQSEFDEYGLEYDIRGAVGDHGDTIVSLAEEVDADRVVVGGRRRSPTGKAVFGSTAQEVLLSAPCPVTFVRSDDSF